In Paenacidovorax monticola, the genomic window ATGCCCAGATGCGCTGCCGCATCTTCGGCCAACCCGAGCGCCCCGCCGTCTGCGCGGGGCTGCGCCCCTCACCGGACATGTGCGGCACCTCGCGCGCGCAGGCCGAGCAGACCCTGCAGCGGCTCGAAGCGCTGACGCGGCCCTGAGCAGCCGGGGCCCGCGCACCAGGGCGCGGGTGTCGTGTGCCCGACAGCGCCGCGCGCCGCGCCGGCCTACAGTGGCGGCTCCACCAGGAGACGCCCCATGCCCGACACCCTCCCCTCCCTGCAAGGCCAGGTCAGCGACGAAGAATGGCGGCTGCGCTGCGACCTCGCGGCCTGCTACCGGCTCGTGGCGCTCTACAGCTGGAGCGACCTCGTCTTCACCCATATCAGCGCCAAGCTGCCGGAATCGGTCTCGGGGCCCGGAGCCCACCATTTCCTCATCAATCCCTACGGGCTGATGTTCGAGGAGATCACCGCCTCCAGCCTCGTGAAGGTGGATATGCAGTGCAACAAGCTCACCGACTCACCGTTCCCCGTGAACCCCGCGGGCTTCGTGATCCACAGCGCCGTGCACGAGGCGCGGCCCGAAGCGGGCTGCGTGCTGCACACCCACACGCGCGCAGGCGTGGCCGTGAGCGCGCAGCAATGCGGCGTGCTGCCCATCAGCCAGCAGAGCACCTTCGTGCTCGCCTCGCTGGCCTACCATGGCTACGAGGGCGTGGCCTTCCGCGACGAGGAGAAGCCCCGCCTGCAGGCCGACCTGGGCCAGGCCAACTTCCTCATGCTGCGCAACCACGGTCTGCTCACCGTGGGGGCCACCATCGCCGACGCTTTCCTCGCCATGTACACCTTCGAGGCCAGCTGCAAGATCCAGATCGACGCGCAGGCCGGCGGTGCCCTCACACCGGTGGACCCGCGCATCGTCAGCGGCGTGGCCCAGGCCATGAAGGTGCAGACCGGCGGCCTGGGCGGCGCCTTCGTGTGGCCCGCCCTGCTGCGCAAGGCCGGACGCGAGTCGCCGGGCTACGACCGCTGACCCCGGTCGGCCCCCGGCCTGCAGGAAAAACGCAGAACGCATAGCATCGGGGTTTTCGTCCACCTCGGAAACTCTCCCATGAAGCTGTACTACTCTCCCGGCGCCTGCTCGCTGTCTCCCCACATCGCCCTGCACGAAGCCGGCCTGGCCTACACCCCCGTGCTCGCCAGCACCAAGAGCCACAAGCTGCAGGACGGCACGGACTACTACGGCATCAACCCGCTGGGCTACGTACCGCTGCTCGAACTGGACGACGGCACGCGCCTGCGCGAAGGCCCGGCCATCGTGCAGTACATCGCCGATCAGGTGCCGCAAAAGCAGCTCGCGCCGCAGCACGGCACGCTGCAGCGCTACCGCCTGCAGGAATGGCTCACCTTCATCGGCACCGAGCTGCACAAGGGCTTCAGCCCGCTGTTCAACCCGGCCACGCCCGAGGAATACAAGGGCATCGCCCGCAACAAGCTGAACGAGCGCCTGACCTGGGTGAACGAGCAGCTCGCCAACAAGCAGTACCTGATGGGCGACCAGTTCACCGTGGCCGATGGCTACCTGTTCACCGTGACGAACTGGAGCCCCGTGGTCGGCGTGGACCTCGCGCCCTACGCCCACCTCAACGCCTACCGCGAACGCGTGGCGGCCCGCCCCGCCGTGCAGGCCGCCATGCAGGCCGAGGGCCTGCTCAAGAAGTAGGCAGCCCCGCCCTGCCCCGCTGCGCCGCGGGCAGGGCGCATAGCACAGAACCCGCGCCCTTGTTGACGTGGGTGCACTGCAGCAAATCCGCATTGGCGTTACCTTGGAGGCTTCCGTGGCCCGCGCCACATTCCCCAAGGACGCCCCGCATGCCTTCCCTTTTCGATCCCATCCAGGTCGGTGACCTGCACCTGACCAACCGCGTCGCCATGGCCCCGCTCACGCGCAACCGCTCGCCCCAGGCGGTGCCCGGCGAACTCACAGCCACCTATTACGCCCAGCGCGCAAGCGCGGGCCTGCTGATCAGCGAGGCCACGGCCATCAGCCACCAGGGCCAGGGCTACGCCGACGTGCCGGGCCTGTACGGCACCGAGCAGCTCGATGGCTGGAAGCAGGCCACCGACGCCGTGCACCGCGCGGGCGGCAAGATCGTGGCCCAGCTCTGGCACGTGGGCCGCATCTCGCACACCGATCTGCAGCCCGACGGCGGCGCCCCCGTCGCACCCTCGGCCGTGCAGGCCAAAAGCAAGACTTTCCTCGTGGACCATGCCACCGGCACGGGCCGCTTCGTGCCCACCTCGGCCCCACGCGCGCTGGGCGCAGAAGAGCTGCCCGGCATCGTGCACACCTATGCCGCGGCCGCGCGCAACGCGGTGGAGACGGCCGGCTTCGACGGCGTGGAGATCCACGCGGCCAACGGCTACCTGATCGACCAGTTCCTCAAGACCGGCGCCAACCAGCGCACGGACAGCTACGGCGGCAGCATCGAGAACCGTGCCCGCCTGCTGCTCGAAGTCACGCGCGCCGTGGTCGACGCCGTGGGCGCGGGCCGCGTGGGCATCCGCCTCTCGCCCGTCACGCCCGCCAACGACATCGTGGACGCCGACCCGCAGCCGCTGTTCGAGTACGTGGTGCGCCAGCTCGCGCCGCTGGGCCTGGCCTTCGTCCATGTGATCGAGGGCGCCACGGGCGGCCCGCGCGAGCTGCCGGAGCGGCCCTTCGACTACGCCGCCTTCAAGGCCGCCTACCGCGATGCGGGGGCCGTGGCGCCTGGATCGTGAACAACGGCTACGACCGCGCGCTCGCCACCGAAGTGGTCGCCGACGGCCGTGCCGACATGGTCGCCTTCGGCAAGGCCTTCATCTCCAACCCCGACCTCGTGGCGCGCCTGCGCGACGACGCGCCGCTCAACCCGTGGGACCAGAGCACCTTCTACGGCGGCGGCGCCCAGGGCTACACGGACTACCCGGCGCTGGCCTGAAAAAATGGCCTGACAGGCTGCCAGCGCTTGCAGAAAGGGCGTCAAAAGCTATCTAAATGATAGCAAAATCACCCCCCTGGGGCAGCACCAGCCGGGCACACAGGCCCTGCCCCCCGGGGCCCGGCACCAGCTCCAGGCGCGCGCCCAGCAGCTCGGCGTAGCGCGCCACGATGCCCAGGCCCAGGCCGGCGCCCTGGCCCAGGCGCTCGCCTTCGCGGCCCTGCACCCAGCGCTGGCGCAACTGCTGGCGCTGCGGCGCCGAGATGCCGGGGCCGTTGTCCAGCACCGAGAGCACCACGCACTCGTCCGCGCCCCGGCCCTCGCGCGCGAGCGCCACCGTCACGCGCGGCGCCTCGCCCGCCGCAGGGCGGCCGTAGCGCAGCGCGTTGTCGATGAGGTTGCTCAGCACGCCCTCGATCAGCAGCGGCTGGCCCAGCACCACCACGGGCTGTTCCAGGCCGAGCGCGCCCAGGTCCACGCCGGCCGCATCGGCGCGCGGCAGAAAGCGCAGCACCGTCTCGTGCACGAGCTGGTCGAGCGGCACCTCCTGGCGCGGCATGGCGCCGCGCGCCTCGTCGGCCAGCGCCAGCGCCAGCAGCTGGTCCACGAGGTGGCTCGCACGCGCCTCGCTCTGCACGATGCCGCCGAGCTGCTCGCGCCACACGGCCGGGTCTTTCTGCGCCAGACCGTAGCTCGCCAGTGCCCGGATGCCGGCCAGCGGCGTGCGCAGCTCATGCGCCACGTTGCCCGCGAACTCGTGCTGCGCCTGCACGCCCTGGGCCACGCGCGCCAGCAGGTCATTCACGGCGCCGCCCAGGCGCTGCAGGTCGCGCGTGGAGGCTTCGACCGGCATGGGCGCCAGGTCGCGCGCGTCGCGCTGGTCCAGCGCGCGCTGGAACGCGGCCAGCGGCTGCAGCTCCTGCTGGATCGCGCGGCGCAGCCACAGGGCCAGCACCAGCAGCAGCAGCACCTGCGAAGCCAGCGAATACAGCAGCGCGCTGCGCAGGATGATGCTGCGGCTGTGCACCGTCTGCGCGGTGACGACCTCGAACGGCCCGGGCATGGACAGCCGCAGCCGCACGGCCCGCAGGGCGCGCCCATGGAACTGGATGTCCGAAAAGCGGTACACCTCCTCGCCGCGCGGCGGCGGCACGGGCAGGCTGGCGTTGCCGGCCAGCAGCGAGCCGTCCTCGCGCAGCACGGCAAAGTACACGGTCTCCACCTGGTCGAACAGCACGGCCTTGACCTCGCGCGAACTCAGCGAGAACTCCAGCCCCTCCCGGCCGTCGCGCACGTTGGACGCGATGGCATAGGCGTCGTCGAGCAGCGAACGGTCGAACGCGCGCTGCGTGAAGGTGTTGGCCATGAGCGCCGAGGCCACCGTGCCCACCAGCCAGATCAGGGACAGCGGCAGCAGCACATGGCGCAGCAGCCGCGTGCGCAGCGACGGCGGCGCGGCCAGGGGTTCGGCGGGGCGCGGAGCCTGGCTTGGGAGGCCGCTCATGGCTGGGGCTCGGCGGGCGCGGGCTGCGCCTCCAGCATGTAGCCCAGGCCGCGCAGCGTGCGGATGCCCGCGCCGCTGTCGGCCAGCTTCTTGCGCAGGCGCGAGATGAAGGCCTCGAGCGCGTTGTCGCCCAGGCTGTCATCGAAGTCCGAGAGCTTTTCCGACAGGGTGCGCTTGCTCACCACGCGGCCCGGCGGCGTCATCAGCTCCCACAGCACCTCGAACTCGCGCGCGGGCAGCTCCAGGGGCGCGCCGTGCAGCGTGAAGCGGCGCGCACGCCGGTCCAGCACCAGCGCGCCGGCCGTGGTGCGGTCGTCCGTGCCCTGGGTGCGGCGCACCAGGGCGCGCAGCCGGGCCTCAACCTCGGCCAGGTCGAAGGGCTTGCCCAGGTAGTCGTCGGCGCCCGCATCCAGGCCCGCGATGCGCTCCTGCGTGCGGTCGCGCGCCGTGAGCACCAGCACCGGCGTGCGGTCGCCGCGCGCGCGCGCCGCACGCAGCACCGTGAGGCCGCTGCCGAGCGGGCTGCCCTCGGCGGCCTCCTGCGGCAGGTTCAGGTCCAGCAGCACCGCATCGAACGGCTGCACGCACCAGAAATGGAGGGCCTCGGCCACGCTGGCGGCCACGTCCACGCGGTGGCCCGCGTCGGCCAGGCTGCGCTGCATCACGCCGCGCAGCACCGCATCGTCTTCAACGACCAGGATTCGCATGGGGTGGGAAGGGGTGGCAGGTACGCATTTTTACGGAGCGCCCAGGTCAGGCAGCGGTCAGGCACCGCCGACGATAAACGCCGCATGAGCATACGACAGTTGTTTCTTCTTTCGGCCCTGGCCTGCGCCCTGCCCGGCTGGGCGCAGACCGCGCCGGTGCCTGCGTCCCCGGCGGCCACATCCCTGACCCTGGTGCAGGCGCTCACCGCCGCGCAGGGCAACAGCGACGTGGCCCAGGCCCGCCACGCACTCGCCGCCGCGCGCGCCGACGTGCTGGGCGCCGACCACGCGCCCGCGCCCGTGCTGAGCACCAAGGCCGCCTCGATCGACCTGCAGCACGGCATCGGCCCCGGCAACGTCGTCACGCGCAAGCGCATCGACAAGTCCATCGGCATCGACTGGACCTGGGAGCGCGGCAACAAGCGCGCGCTGCGCACGCTGGCGGCCCAGCGCAACGCCGAGGCCGCCCAGGCCGACGTGGAGGACGTGCAGACCCAGCAGCTGCAGGCCACCCTGGGCGCCTACTACGACCTGCTGGCCGCACAGGAGCGCCTGCGCGAGACGCAGGAGATCGAGCGCGGCATGGCCGAACTCGACCGCCTGGCCGCGCGCCGCGTGAAGGCGGGCGACCTGGCCCAGCAGGACGCCGCGCGCACGCGCATCGAGGCCGAGCGCGCGCGCACCGAGACCCAATCCGCCGCCCTCGCGCGCGAACAGGCCGCGCTGGCGCTGGCCCAGCTCATCGCGCAGGGTCCCGGCGTGGAAGCCTCGGCCACCGACTGGCCCGCGCGCATCGAGCCCCCGGCCGAAGGCGGCGACCTCATGGCCTGGGCCGAGGCGCGCGCCGACGTGCGCGCGGCGCTCGCGCGCGTGCAGGCCGCGCAGGCCGCGCTCGACAACGCCCAGGCGCTGCGCAAGGCCGACGTCACGGTGGGGGCCTCGTACGACCACTTTCCCGGCACCTCCAACCGGCTGCTGGAGCTGCGCGCGCAGTTCCCGCTGCAATGGGGCTACCGCTTCGAGGGCGAGATCGGCCGCGCCCAGGCCGAACTGTCGCAGGCCCAGGAGGCGCTCGACAAGACGCGCCGCCTGGCCTTGCTGGACCTGCAGTCCCTGCAGCAGACCGCCGCCAGCGCCGCCCTGCGCGCCGCCAGCTTCGAGAGCGGCATCCTCCCGCGCGCGCGCCAGGTGGCGCAGAGCGCCGAACTGGCCTACACCAAGGGCGCAACCTCGCTGACCGACCTGCTCGATGCGCGCC contains:
- a CDS encoding YkgJ family cysteine cluster protein, which translates into the protein MDCRPGCGACCTAPSISSPIPGMPQGKPAGVPCMQLDAQMRCRIFGQPERPAVCAGLRPSPDMCGTSRAQAEQTLQRLEALTRP
- a CDS encoding class II aldolase/adducin family protein: MPDTLPSLQGQVSDEEWRLRCDLAACYRLVALYSWSDLVFTHISAKLPESVSGPGAHHFLINPYGLMFEEITASSLVKVDMQCNKLTDSPFPVNPAGFVIHSAVHEARPEAGCVLHTHTRAGVAVSAQQCGVLPISQQSTFVLASLAYHGYEGVAFRDEEKPRLQADLGQANFLMLRNHGLLTVGATIADAFLAMYTFEASCKIQIDAQAGGALTPVDPRIVSGVAQAMKVQTGGLGGAFVWPALLRKAGRESPGYDR
- the gstA gene encoding glutathione transferase GstA — translated: MKLYYSPGACSLSPHIALHEAGLAYTPVLASTKSHKLQDGTDYYGINPLGYVPLLELDDGTRLREGPAIVQYIADQVPQKQLAPQHGTLQRYRLQEWLTFIGTELHKGFSPLFNPATPEEYKGIARNKLNERLTWVNEQLANKQYLMGDQFTVADGYLFTVTNWSPVVGVDLAPYAHLNAYRERVAARPAVQAAMQAEGLLKK
- a CDS encoding sensor histidine kinase; translation: MSGLPSQAPRPAEPLAAPPSLRTRLLRHVLLPLSLIWLVGTVASALMANTFTQRAFDRSLLDDAYAIASNVRDGREGLEFSLSSREVKAVLFDQVETVYFAVLREDGSLLAGNASLPVPPPRGEEVYRFSDIQFHGRALRAVRLRLSMPGPFEVVTAQTVHSRSIILRSALLYSLASQVLLLLVLALWLRRAIQQELQPLAAFQRALDQRDARDLAPMPVEASTRDLQRLGGAVNDLLARVAQGVQAQHEFAGNVAHELRTPLAGIRALASYGLAQKDPAVWREQLGGIVQSEARASHLVDQLLALALADEARGAMPRQEVPLDQLVHETVLRFLPRADAAGVDLGALGLEQPVVVLGQPLLIEGVLSNLIDNALRYGRPAAGEAPRVTVALAREGRGADECVVLSVLDNGPGISAPQRQQLRQRWVQGREGERLGQGAGLGLGIVARYAELLGARLELVPGPGGQGLCARLVLPQGGDFAII
- a CDS encoding response regulator transcription factor, translating into MRILVVEDDAVLRGVMQRSLADAGHRVDVAASVAEALHFWCVQPFDAVLLDLNLPQEAAEGSPLGSGLTVLRAARARGDRTPVLVLTARDRTQERIAGLDAGADDYLGKPFDLAEVEARLRALVRRTQGTDDRTTAGALVLDRRARRFTLHGAPLELPAREFEVLWELMTPPGRVVSKRTLSEKLSDFDDSLGDNALEAFISRLRKKLADSGAGIRTLRGLGYMLEAQPAPAEPQP
- a CDS encoding TolC family protein, which translates into the protein MSIRQLFLLSALACALPGWAQTAPVPASPAATSLTLVQALTAAQGNSDVAQARHALAAARADVLGADHAPAPVLSTKAASIDLQHGIGPGNVVTRKRIDKSIGIDWTWERGNKRALRTLAAQRNAEAAQADVEDVQTQQLQATLGAYYDLLAAQERLRETQEIERGMAELDRLAARRVKAGDLAQQDAARTRIEAERARTETQSAALAREQAALALAQLIAQGPGVEASATDWPARIEPPAEGGDLMAWAEARADVRAALARVQAAQAALDNAQALRKADVTVGASYDHFPGTSNRLLELRAQFPLQWGYRFEGEIGRAQAELSQAQEALDKTRRLALLDLQSLQQTAASAALRAASFESGILPRARQVAQSAELAYTKGATSLTDLLDARRTLRATALEALSARLDYAKAQGNWLLRTQPRTLLPTP